Proteins co-encoded in one Setaria viridis chromosome 9, Setaria_viridis_v4.0, whole genome shotgun sequence genomic window:
- the LOC117835882 gene encoding uncharacterized protein isoform X2, with protein sequence MFKLHRHRSSDRAGERYDFRFSNFRAVQVPSVSDRLFLSIVSVDSGKTIAKSSKAASRSGICQWPDTILEPIWFSKDEVSKEYEECQYKIIVSVGSTKSGILGEIFLNLSNFLNLVDPTAISLPLKRCNSGTVLQLKVQCLGTKSKLSGVRSLRDMSPRLEDRSPTPTNDDMDNRSDCSDSMFNRGVRSSSENHETSFSASGSHRSSNSGDSTADRTNFSPRDNSNGGLYVGRQDSASSHASYVSAGRGDDGFRSNNSSFSSRASGPTMLQGSTPKTFGNGLSQLSMGASDSSKDLLEAAEETIEELRDEAKMWERHSRKLKADLELLKKECSEKSKQQAELAVELSAAQAERDSYRHEIEELKSSLQDVNTRQTITGIPKRADWIDLQKELEEEVKYLKESNADLTIQVNRTQEANIELLSILQELEETIEEQRVEISKISKVKQTADPENGLLVKEDTEWAKKLSIKEDEIKMLREKLDRALNVGNAGGAGSNAVYLELEKENEILRAKIQELEKDCSELTDENLELIYKLKENGMTKGQVPHISNNNELQFEKLTSRIHQLEEELRNKEMLRDGSFFEASMSNADELQRKCADLELKLLKFRSQTCELEEKFQKSQEDLEQRNIELSELRRKINGFHSTEPEASESGGTQKYQYRTADLEDIESEKDTLKARFEMQLQENENLRRSKVEMENFISEIQAEKSQLEERLSASLKESSITSKCLDEVRQDILVLSSSIDSHVSANKVLQRNVIELESCKAELELHISELEQENIELSERISGLEAQLTYLTNEKESSELQIHDSKALIVNLKDKVECQQSEMESQRLEFKQKQQESQRRLSEAQDDSEVLRRSNSKLQSTVESLIEECSSLQNLIADLKKQKLELHGHLTQKEQELDESKKRNFDFSKTVEFLEAKLSALQKDISSKEQSLLSELESIFQEHTEQEERINRAQFMLNKIENEKTLEVENLEREVISLTARVSSTHEERENATLDAIREVSVLRADKAKLEANLQDVSAQLRHYESQLEDLRKESKNKIKGLVDSLNASKQSEEMLTADAEHMKKLMEAAKSNEDMLRKTSNELELKLKSSDYEKQQMLEEISGLNLQVQKIMNLQDEVFKLQSSLDEAKFEKGKLEELLRSVTEDCEELKAQKAMLTDKVSDMQETLKNGEEERRSRIAMHAKLLRLESDLSASEASHVHEAELKNELSRIKRSNSEYQRKLQSLEQENEDLARRVQVMEKGFEKMSHIKEENLGMQEIGGDDQADIQSKIQLLETKLAEALEENKLYRAQQKSPMPEGQSAGGDGNDGHTDRVLQLEGELRDMKERLLNMSLQYAEVEAQRERLVMELKATKKGRWF encoded by the exons ATGTTCAAGCTGCATCGCCACCGCTCCTCCGACCGCGCCGGCGAGCGCTACGACTTCAGATTCTCCAACTTCCGCGCCGTCCAG GTCCCTTCAGTATCGGACAGGCTCTTCCTTTCAATAGTCTCCGTGGATTCTGGAAAAACAATTGCAAAGTCCAGTAAAGCAGCTTCTCGAAGTGGAATATGCCAATGGCCCGACACCATATTGGAACCAATATGGTTTTCCAAGGATGAAGTCTCCAAAGAGTATGAAGAGTGCCAATACAAGATTATTGTTTCCGTG GGATCAACGAAATCTGGCATTCTTGGGGAGATTTTTCTAAACCTGTCTAATTTTCTGAATTTGGTGGACCCAACTGCTATCTCCTTGCCACTGAAGAGATGCAACTCCGGAACAGTTTTACAG CTTAAGGTTCAATGTCTTGGCACAAAGTCTAAGCTGAG TGGTGTCAGATCATTGAGAGACATGTCTCCCCGTCTTGAGGACCGTAGTCCCACACCAACCAACGATGACATGGACAACAGGTCAGATTGCTCGGATAGTATGTTCAACAGGGGGGTTCGTTCTTCATCAGAAAATCAT GAAACAAGTTTCTCAGCATCAGGGTCCCACCGGAGTTCTAATTCTGGAGATAGTACTGCAGATAGAACAAACTTCTCTCCTAGAGACAACTCTAATGGAGGACTTTATGTGGGAAGGCAGGATTCTGCTAGTTCCCATGCTAGTTATGTTAGTGCTGGCCGCGGTGATGATGGATTTAGATCCAACAATTCATCTTTCAGTTCTCGGGCTTCAGGTCCAACTATGTTACAAGGGAGTACTCCAAAAACATTTGGAAATGGCCTTTCTCAGTTATCTATGGGGGCATCTGACTCATCTAAAGATCTTCTCGAAGCTGCTGAAGAAACAATCGAGGAACTCCGTGATGAGGCAAAAATGTGGGAACGGCATTCTCGTAAGTTGAAGGCTGATCTAGAGTTGCTGAAGAAGGAGTGTTCTGAAAAATCAAAGCAACAGGCTGAGCTAGCAGTTGAGCTGTCTGCTGCACAAGCTGAACGGGATTCTTATAGGCATGAAATTGAAGAATTAAAGTCATCCTTACAAGATGTAAACACACGACAAACTATTACAGGAATACCGAAACGTGCAGACTGGATAGACCTGCAGAAGGAACTTGAAGAGGAGGTGAAGTATCTGAAGGAGTCAAATGCCGActtaaccatacaagtaaacagGACTCAAGAGGCAAATATTGAGCTTCTTTCTATTCTTCAGGAACTTGAGGAGACCATAGAAGAACAAAGAGTAGAAATATCTAAGATTTCAAAGGTCAAGCAGACTGCTGATCCTGAAAATGGGTTGTTGGTCAAAGAGGACACGGAGTGGGCTAAGAAACTATCAATAAAAGAGGATGAAATCAAAATGCTGAGGGAGAAATTGGATCGTGCTCTCAATGTTGGAAATGCAGGTGGTGCAGGTTCCAATGCCGTTTATCTTGAAttggagaaagaaaatgaaattttaAGGGCTAAAATACAAGAGCTTGAGAAGGACTGTTCTGAGCTAACAGATGAAAATTTGGAGCTTATATATAAGCTGAAAGAAAATGGGATGACAAAAGGGCAGGTTCCTCACATTTCAAACAACAATGAGCTGCAATTTGAAAAGCTTACATCACGGATACATCAACTGGAGGAGGAACTTAGGAACAAGGAAATGTTAAGAGATGGCAGTTTttttgaggcatcaatgtctaATGCAGACGAATTACAGAGAAAATGTGCTGACCTTGAGCTgaagctgctaaagtttaggtcTCAAACCTGTGAGCTAGAAGAAAAGTTCCAAAAAAGCCAAGAGGATTTGGAACAAAGAAATATCGAGTTGTCTGAGCTGAGAAGGAAGATTAATGGTTTCCATTCTACAGAACCGGAAGCTAGCGAATCTGGTGGTACACAAAAGTACCAGTATAGAACAGCAGATCTAGAGGATATTGAATCTGAGAAAGATACGCTGAAGGCGAGGTTTGAAATGCAACTACAGGAAAATGAAAACCTGCGGCGTTCCAAGGTTGAAATGGAAAATTTTATTTCTGAAATTCAGGCAGAGAAGAGTCAGCTTGAGGAACGCCTGTCCGCATCACTTAAAGAAAGCAGCATCACTTCAAAATGCTTGGACGAAGTGCGGCAAGATATCCTTGTGCTTTCCAGCAGCATAGATTCCCATGTTTCGGCTAATAAGGTTCTTCAAAGGAATGTCATTGAGCTAGAGAGCTGCAAAGCTGAACTAGAGTTGCATATTTCGGAGCTGGAACAGGAAAACATAGAGCTGTCAGAACGGATATCTGGACTGGAAGCACAATTGACTTACCTGACAAATGAGAAGGAATCAAGCGAGCTGCAGATACATGACTCCAAAGCTCTTATCGTCAATCTCAAAGATAAAGTAGAGTGCCAGCAATCAGAGATGGAAAGTCAGAGGCTCGAATTTAAGCAGAAACAACAAGAATCTCAAAGAAGATTGTCAGAAGCACAGGATGACTCTGAAGTTCTGAGAAGATCTAATTCTAAACTGCAATCTACGGTTGAGAGCCTTATTGAAGAGTGCAGTTCTCTTCAGAATCTAATTGCTGATCTGAAGAAGCAGAAGTTGGAATTGCATGGACATCTTACACAAAAAGAGCAGGAACTGGATGAGTCGAAAAAAAGGAACTTTGATTTTAGCAAAACAGTGGAATTCCTTGAGGCAAAGCTTTCTGCACTGCAGAAGGACATTTCTTCTAAAGAGCAGTCTTTGTTGTCAGAACTGGAGAGTATATTCCAGGAGCACACggaacaagaagaaagaattaATCGCGCGCAGTTCATGCTGAACAAGATCGAAAATGAAAAGACTCTTGAAGTAGAGAATCTTGAGAGAGAGGTCATCAGCCTCACTGCACGGGTCTCCTCCACACACGAGGAACGAGAAAATGCCACACTGGATGCTATTCGAGAGGTATCTGTCCTGCGAGCAGACAAGGCTAAACTTGAGGCCAATCTCCAAGATGTCAGTGCACAATTGAGACATTATGAGTCTCAACTGGAAGACCTGCGTAAGGAgtccaaaaataaaattaaagggTTAGTCGATTCCCTTAATGCCTCCAAGCAGAGTGAGGAAATGTTGACAGCAGATGCTGAACATATGAAAAAGTTAATGGAAGCTGCTAAATCCAACGAAGATATGTTGAGGAAGACTTCTAATGAACTAGAACTGAAGCTTAAATCTAGTGATTATGAGAAACAGCAAATGCTGGAAGAAATATCTGGTCTGAATCTGCAGGTCCAGAAGATAATGAATCTTCAAGATGAGGTTTTCAAACTTCAGAGCTCTCTTGATGAGGCTAAGTTCGAAAAAGGAAAACTGGAGGAGCTTCTGCGCTCGGTGACTGAGGATTGTGAAGAACTAAAAGCACAGAAGGCTATGCTAACAGATAAGGTTTCTGACATGCAGGAGACTTTGAAAAatggtgaagaagaaagaagaagcagaatAGCTATGCACGCAAAGCTCTTGAGGTTGGAGAGTGATCTATCAGCATCGGAAGCATCACATGTACATGAAGCAGAATTAAAGAACGAGCTTAGTAGGATCAAGAGATCAAATAGCGAGTACCAGAGGAAGTTGCAATCTCTTGAGCAGGAAAATGAGGATCTCGCCAGGAGAGTTCAAGTTATGGAAAAGGGGTTTGAGAAAATGTCCCACATTAAAGAAGAGAATCTTGGAATGCAG GAGATTGGAGGAGATGATCAGGCAGACATTCAGTCCAAAATTCAGTTGCTGGAAACTAAGCTTGCAGAGGCGTTGGAGGAAAATAAGTTGTACAGAGCTCAACAAAAGAG TCCGATGCCTGAGGGGCAATCTGCTGGTGGAGATGGTAATGATGGTCACACTGATAGGGTTTTGCAACTGGAAGGAGAGCTGAGAGATATGAAGGAGCGGCTACTCAACATGAGCTTGCAGTATGCAGAAGTTGAGGCTCAGAGGGAACGATTAGTGATGGAACTTAAAGCTACGAAGAAAGGGCGATGGTTTTAG
- the LOC140221255 gene encoding silicon efflux transporter LSI2, which produces MALASVSKVVLGSVAFGVFWVLAVFPSVPFMPIGRTAGALLSAVLMIIFHVISPDDAYASVDLPILGLLFATMVVGTYLKNAGMFKHLGTLLAWKSQGGRDLLCRVCIVTALASALFTNDTCCVVLTEFVLELAAERNLPAKPFLLALASSANIGSSATPIGNPQNLVIAFNSKISFPKFLLGILPAMLAGMAVNMVMLLCMYWKDLEGTSPDLVSDGKQMEAVEEGMASKTPSPAKLTNGGGYSSPLMTEDISTKHPWFMQCTEQRRKLFLKSFAYIVTVGMVIAYMVGLNMSWTAITTAIALVVVDFRDAEPCLDKVSYSLLVFFSGMFITVSGFNKTGLPGAIWNFMAPYSKVNSVGGISVLSIIILLLSNLASNVPTVLLMGGEVASAAALISPAAVIRSWLLLAWVSTVAGNLSLLGSAANLIVCEQARRAQRNAYDLTFWNHIVFGVPSTLIVTAVGIPLIGKINV; this is translated from the exons ATGGCTCTGGCGTCGGTGTCCAAGGTGGTTCTGGGGTCGGTCGCCTTCGGCGTGTTCTGGGTGCTGGCGGTGTTCCCGTCGGTGCCCTTCATGCCCATCGGCCGCACGGCGGGGGCCCTGCTCAGCGCCGTGCTCATGATCATCTTCCACGTCATCAGCCCCGACGACGCGTACGCCTCCGTGGACCTGCCCATCCTGGGCCTGCTCTTCGCCACCATGGTGGTGGGCACCTACCTCAAGAACGCCGGCATGTTCAAGCACCTGGGCACGCTGCTCGCCTGGAAGAGCCAGGGAGGCCGTGACCTGCTCTGCCGCGTCTGCATCGTCACCGCGCTCGCCAGCGCCCTCTTCACCAACGACACCTGCTGTGTCGTCCTCACCGAGTTCGTgctcgagctcgccgccgaGCGCAACCTGCCAGCCAAGCCCTTCCTGCTCGCGCTCGCTTCCAGCGCCAACATCGGCTCCAGCGCCACGCCCATTGGGAATCCTCAGAATCTTGTGATTGCCTTCAACAGCAAGATCTCCTTCCCCAAGTTCCTCCTGGGCATCCTGCCCGCCATGCTCGCTGGCATGGCCGTCAACATGGTCATGCTcctctgcatgtactggaaggACCTCGAGGGGACCAGCCCCGACCTCGTCTCCGACGGCAAGCAGATGGAGGCCGTCGAGGAGGGCATGGCGTCAAAGACCCCTTCCCCAGCCAAGCTGACCAACGGCGGAGGATACAGCTCGCCGCTCATGACGGAGGACATCTCCACCAAGCACCCCTGGTTCATGCAGTGCACGGAGCAGCGCAGGAAGCTCTTCCTCAAGAGCTTCGCCTACATCGTCACCGTCGGCATGGTCATCGCCTACATGGTCGGCCTCAACATGTCGTGGACCGCCATCACCACCGCCATCGCCCTGGTCGTCGTGGACTTCCGCGACGCCGAGCCGTGCCTTGACAAGGTGTCCTACTCGCTGCTCGTCTTCTTCTCGGGCATGTTCATCACCGTGAGCGGGTTCAACAAGACGGGGCTGCCAGGGGCCATCTGGAACTTCATGGCGCCCTACTCCAAGGTCAACAGCGTCGGCGGCATCTCCGTGCTCtccatcatcatcctcctcctctccaacCTCGCCTCCAACGTCCCAACAG TGCTGCTGATGGGCGGCGAGgtggcctccgcggcggcgctgatCTCGCCGGCGGCAGTGATCAGGTCGTGGCTGCTGCTGGCGTGGGTGAGCACGGTGGCGGGCAACCTCTCTCTGCTGGGTTCGGCAGCGAACCTGATCGTGTGCGAGCAGGCACGCCGGGCGCAGCGCAACGCTTACGACCTCACCTTCTGGAACCACATCGTCTTCGGCGTGCCCTCCACCCTCATCGTCACCGCCGTCGGCATCCCCCTCATCGGAAAGATCAACGTCTAG
- the LOC117835882 gene encoding uncharacterized protein isoform X1, which produces MFKLHRHRSSDRAGERYDFRFSNFRAVQVPSVSDRLFLSIVSVDSGKTIAKSSKAASRSGICQWPDTILEPIWFSKDEVSKEYEECQYKIIVSVGSTKSGILGEIFLNLSNFLNLVDPTAISLPLKRCNSGTVLQLKVQCLGTKSKLSGVRSLRDMSPRLEDRSPTPTNDDMDNRSDCSDSMFNRGVRSSSENHVGTTYQDEPGNRETSFSASGSHRSSNSGDSTADRTNFSPRDNSNGGLYVGRQDSASSHASYVSAGRGDDGFRSNNSSFSSRASGPTMLQGSTPKTFGNGLSQLSMGASDSSKDLLEAAEETIEELRDEAKMWERHSRKLKADLELLKKECSEKSKQQAELAVELSAAQAERDSYRHEIEELKSSLQDVNTRQTITGIPKRADWIDLQKELEEEVKYLKESNADLTIQVNRTQEANIELLSILQELEETIEEQRVEISKISKVKQTADPENGLLVKEDTEWAKKLSIKEDEIKMLREKLDRALNVGNAGGAGSNAVYLELEKENEILRAKIQELEKDCSELTDENLELIYKLKENGMTKGQVPHISNNNELQFEKLTSRIHQLEEELRNKEMLRDGSFFEASMSNADELQRKCADLELKLLKFRSQTCELEEKFQKSQEDLEQRNIELSELRRKINGFHSTEPEASESGGTQKYQYRTADLEDIESEKDTLKARFEMQLQENENLRRSKVEMENFISEIQAEKSQLEERLSASLKESSITSKCLDEVRQDILVLSSSIDSHVSANKVLQRNVIELESCKAELELHISELEQENIELSERISGLEAQLTYLTNEKESSELQIHDSKALIVNLKDKVECQQSEMESQRLEFKQKQQESQRRLSEAQDDSEVLRRSNSKLQSTVESLIEECSSLQNLIADLKKQKLELHGHLTQKEQELDESKKRNFDFSKTVEFLEAKLSALQKDISSKEQSLLSELESIFQEHTEQEERINRAQFMLNKIENEKTLEVENLEREVISLTARVSSTHEERENATLDAIREVSVLRADKAKLEANLQDVSAQLRHYESQLEDLRKESKNKIKGLVDSLNASKQSEEMLTADAEHMKKLMEAAKSNEDMLRKTSNELELKLKSSDYEKQQMLEEISGLNLQVQKIMNLQDEVFKLQSSLDEAKFEKGKLEELLRSVTEDCEELKAQKAMLTDKVSDMQETLKNGEEERRSRIAMHAKLLRLESDLSASEASHVHEAELKNELSRIKRSNSEYQRKLQSLEQENEDLARRVQVMEKGFEKMSHIKEENLGMQEIGGDDQADIQSKIQLLETKLAEALEENKLYRAQQKSPMPEGQSAGGDGNDGHTDRVLQLEGELRDMKERLLNMSLQYAEVEAQRERLVMELKATKKGRWF; this is translated from the exons ATGTTCAAGCTGCATCGCCACCGCTCCTCCGACCGCGCCGGCGAGCGCTACGACTTCAGATTCTCCAACTTCCGCGCCGTCCAG GTCCCTTCAGTATCGGACAGGCTCTTCCTTTCAATAGTCTCCGTGGATTCTGGAAAAACAATTGCAAAGTCCAGTAAAGCAGCTTCTCGAAGTGGAATATGCCAATGGCCCGACACCATATTGGAACCAATATGGTTTTCCAAGGATGAAGTCTCCAAAGAGTATGAAGAGTGCCAATACAAGATTATTGTTTCCGTG GGATCAACGAAATCTGGCATTCTTGGGGAGATTTTTCTAAACCTGTCTAATTTTCTGAATTTGGTGGACCCAACTGCTATCTCCTTGCCACTGAAGAGATGCAACTCCGGAACAGTTTTACAG CTTAAGGTTCAATGTCTTGGCACAAAGTCTAAGCTGAG TGGTGTCAGATCATTGAGAGACATGTCTCCCCGTCTTGAGGACCGTAGTCCCACACCAACCAACGATGACATGGACAACAGGTCAGATTGCTCGGATAGTATGTTCAACAGGGGGGTTCGTTCTTCATCAGAAAATCATGTGGGTACAACTTATCAAGATGAACCTGGAAACAGG GAAACAAGTTTCTCAGCATCAGGGTCCCACCGGAGTTCTAATTCTGGAGATAGTACTGCAGATAGAACAAACTTCTCTCCTAGAGACAACTCTAATGGAGGACTTTATGTGGGAAGGCAGGATTCTGCTAGTTCCCATGCTAGTTATGTTAGTGCTGGCCGCGGTGATGATGGATTTAGATCCAACAATTCATCTTTCAGTTCTCGGGCTTCAGGTCCAACTATGTTACAAGGGAGTACTCCAAAAACATTTGGAAATGGCCTTTCTCAGTTATCTATGGGGGCATCTGACTCATCTAAAGATCTTCTCGAAGCTGCTGAAGAAACAATCGAGGAACTCCGTGATGAGGCAAAAATGTGGGAACGGCATTCTCGTAAGTTGAAGGCTGATCTAGAGTTGCTGAAGAAGGAGTGTTCTGAAAAATCAAAGCAACAGGCTGAGCTAGCAGTTGAGCTGTCTGCTGCACAAGCTGAACGGGATTCTTATAGGCATGAAATTGAAGAATTAAAGTCATCCTTACAAGATGTAAACACACGACAAACTATTACAGGAATACCGAAACGTGCAGACTGGATAGACCTGCAGAAGGAACTTGAAGAGGAGGTGAAGTATCTGAAGGAGTCAAATGCCGActtaaccatacaagtaaacagGACTCAAGAGGCAAATATTGAGCTTCTTTCTATTCTTCAGGAACTTGAGGAGACCATAGAAGAACAAAGAGTAGAAATATCTAAGATTTCAAAGGTCAAGCAGACTGCTGATCCTGAAAATGGGTTGTTGGTCAAAGAGGACACGGAGTGGGCTAAGAAACTATCAATAAAAGAGGATGAAATCAAAATGCTGAGGGAGAAATTGGATCGTGCTCTCAATGTTGGAAATGCAGGTGGTGCAGGTTCCAATGCCGTTTATCTTGAAttggagaaagaaaatgaaattttaAGGGCTAAAATACAAGAGCTTGAGAAGGACTGTTCTGAGCTAACAGATGAAAATTTGGAGCTTATATATAAGCTGAAAGAAAATGGGATGACAAAAGGGCAGGTTCCTCACATTTCAAACAACAATGAGCTGCAATTTGAAAAGCTTACATCACGGATACATCAACTGGAGGAGGAACTTAGGAACAAGGAAATGTTAAGAGATGGCAGTTTttttgaggcatcaatgtctaATGCAGACGAATTACAGAGAAAATGTGCTGACCTTGAGCTgaagctgctaaagtttaggtcTCAAACCTGTGAGCTAGAAGAAAAGTTCCAAAAAAGCCAAGAGGATTTGGAACAAAGAAATATCGAGTTGTCTGAGCTGAGAAGGAAGATTAATGGTTTCCATTCTACAGAACCGGAAGCTAGCGAATCTGGTGGTACACAAAAGTACCAGTATAGAACAGCAGATCTAGAGGATATTGAATCTGAGAAAGATACGCTGAAGGCGAGGTTTGAAATGCAACTACAGGAAAATGAAAACCTGCGGCGTTCCAAGGTTGAAATGGAAAATTTTATTTCTGAAATTCAGGCAGAGAAGAGTCAGCTTGAGGAACGCCTGTCCGCATCACTTAAAGAAAGCAGCATCACTTCAAAATGCTTGGACGAAGTGCGGCAAGATATCCTTGTGCTTTCCAGCAGCATAGATTCCCATGTTTCGGCTAATAAGGTTCTTCAAAGGAATGTCATTGAGCTAGAGAGCTGCAAAGCTGAACTAGAGTTGCATATTTCGGAGCTGGAACAGGAAAACATAGAGCTGTCAGAACGGATATCTGGACTGGAAGCACAATTGACTTACCTGACAAATGAGAAGGAATCAAGCGAGCTGCAGATACATGACTCCAAAGCTCTTATCGTCAATCTCAAAGATAAAGTAGAGTGCCAGCAATCAGAGATGGAAAGTCAGAGGCTCGAATTTAAGCAGAAACAACAAGAATCTCAAAGAAGATTGTCAGAAGCACAGGATGACTCTGAAGTTCTGAGAAGATCTAATTCTAAACTGCAATCTACGGTTGAGAGCCTTATTGAAGAGTGCAGTTCTCTTCAGAATCTAATTGCTGATCTGAAGAAGCAGAAGTTGGAATTGCATGGACATCTTACACAAAAAGAGCAGGAACTGGATGAGTCGAAAAAAAGGAACTTTGATTTTAGCAAAACAGTGGAATTCCTTGAGGCAAAGCTTTCTGCACTGCAGAAGGACATTTCTTCTAAAGAGCAGTCTTTGTTGTCAGAACTGGAGAGTATATTCCAGGAGCACACggaacaagaagaaagaattaATCGCGCGCAGTTCATGCTGAACAAGATCGAAAATGAAAAGACTCTTGAAGTAGAGAATCTTGAGAGAGAGGTCATCAGCCTCACTGCACGGGTCTCCTCCACACACGAGGAACGAGAAAATGCCACACTGGATGCTATTCGAGAGGTATCTGTCCTGCGAGCAGACAAGGCTAAACTTGAGGCCAATCTCCAAGATGTCAGTGCACAATTGAGACATTATGAGTCTCAACTGGAAGACCTGCGTAAGGAgtccaaaaataaaattaaagggTTAGTCGATTCCCTTAATGCCTCCAAGCAGAGTGAGGAAATGTTGACAGCAGATGCTGAACATATGAAAAAGTTAATGGAAGCTGCTAAATCCAACGAAGATATGTTGAGGAAGACTTCTAATGAACTAGAACTGAAGCTTAAATCTAGTGATTATGAGAAACAGCAAATGCTGGAAGAAATATCTGGTCTGAATCTGCAGGTCCAGAAGATAATGAATCTTCAAGATGAGGTTTTCAAACTTCAGAGCTCTCTTGATGAGGCTAAGTTCGAAAAAGGAAAACTGGAGGAGCTTCTGCGCTCGGTGACTGAGGATTGTGAAGAACTAAAAGCACAGAAGGCTATGCTAACAGATAAGGTTTCTGACATGCAGGAGACTTTGAAAAatggtgaagaagaaagaagaagcagaatAGCTATGCACGCAAAGCTCTTGAGGTTGGAGAGTGATCTATCAGCATCGGAAGCATCACATGTACATGAAGCAGAATTAAAGAACGAGCTTAGTAGGATCAAGAGATCAAATAGCGAGTACCAGAGGAAGTTGCAATCTCTTGAGCAGGAAAATGAGGATCTCGCCAGGAGAGTTCAAGTTATGGAAAAGGGGTTTGAGAAAATGTCCCACATTAAAGAAGAGAATCTTGGAATGCAG GAGATTGGAGGAGATGATCAGGCAGACATTCAGTCCAAAATTCAGTTGCTGGAAACTAAGCTTGCAGAGGCGTTGGAGGAAAATAAGTTGTACAGAGCTCAACAAAAGAG TCCGATGCCTGAGGGGCAATCTGCTGGTGGAGATGGTAATGATGGTCACACTGATAGGGTTTTGCAACTGGAAGGAGAGCTGAGAGATATGAAGGAGCGGCTACTCAACATGAGCTTGCAGTATGCAGAAGTTGAGGCTCAGAGGGAACGATTAGTGATGGAACTTAAAGCTACGAAGAAAGGGCGATGGTTTTAG